From the Chloroflexus aurantiacus J-10-fl genome, one window contains:
- a CDS encoding acyltransferase, which yields MKKSGNTWAANMNLFRTAIFILLFIVPPACKPAILRICCGAQIGRGVSIGWFSTVMGRHISIGDHSAIRALTIINCGGDLSIGRYSIISSFILVYGAAGLRIGHHSYIGPQSLINTEEEVRIGDWSALGARCMVYTHGSFLPYTEGYWVRFAPVVIGNRVWCAAGVFLHPGTTIGDNSFVNSRSVVSGDIPANAIVEGHPAQVVNTMNRMQRTITPRRLDAIAGQMLRHFLAIATNHGELRLLSDTPHPLVQVGRHTYRIVLVPAHGETPVAAPDQPTVWLICRPDWQPAPTQLWLNLITYRRSPARAVILDALCTFLQRYYGIQLEYEER from the coding sequence GTGAAGAAATCCGGTAATACCTGGGCAGCGAACATGAATCTCTTCCGTACCGCCATCTTTATCCTGCTCTTCATCGTGCCACCAGCCTGTAAACCGGCTATCTTACGCATCTGTTGCGGTGCTCAGATTGGCCGAGGCGTCTCGATTGGCTGGTTCAGTACCGTGATGGGGCGCCACATCAGCATCGGCGATCACAGCGCGATCCGTGCCTTGACCATCATCAACTGTGGCGGTGACCTCAGCATTGGTCGTTACAGCATCATCAGCAGCTTCATCCTGGTGTACGGTGCTGCCGGTTTGCGGATCGGTCATCACAGCTACATCGGCCCGCAATCGCTCATCAACACCGAGGAAGAGGTGCGGATCGGCGACTGGAGTGCGCTCGGCGCCCGTTGCATGGTGTACACCCACGGTTCATTTCTGCCCTACACCGAGGGCTATTGGGTACGCTTCGCACCGGTGGTGATCGGCAATCGGGTCTGGTGTGCTGCCGGCGTCTTTCTCCACCCCGGCACGACTATCGGCGATAACAGTTTTGTGAACTCGCGCTCGGTGGTCAGTGGTGACATTCCGGCGAATGCAATCGTCGAAGGACATCCGGCCCAGGTGGTCAACACGATGAACCGTATGCAGCGCACGATCACCCCGCGACGGCTTGATGCAATCGCCGGCCAGATGCTACGTCATTTTCTGGCAATTGCCACGAATCACGGCGAACTAAGGTTACTGAGCGATACGCCCCACCCGCTGGTTCAGGTTGGGCGGCACACCTATCGGATAGTGCTGGTACCGGCCCACGGTGAAACACCAGTCGCTGCCCCTGACCAACCGACCGTCTGGCTTATCTGTCGGCCCGACTGGCAACCGGCACCGACGCAGCTCTGGCTCAACCTGATCACCTATCGGCGCAGCCCTGCGCGCGCAGTCATTCTTGATGCACTGTGCACATTTTTACAGCGCTACTACGGTATTCAACTCGAATATGAAGAGAGGTAA